A genome region from Zootoca vivipara chromosome 11, rZooViv1.1, whole genome shotgun sequence includes the following:
- the SIGMAR1 gene encoding sigma non-opioid intracellular receptor 1, protein MRWLPAPRWAGRFARVAVAVTAAAVLLVGALRCWVSLSASSRRFEFDPEEIARLAKHHAGLDHELAFSKIIVELRKKHPGHILPDEDLQWVFVNAGGWMGSMCLLHASFSEYVLLFGTAVDAGGHSGRYWADIHDTIISGTFRQWKEGTTKSEIYYPGDTIIHRSGEATSVQWSAGTWMVEYGRGFIPSTLPFALADTIFSTQDFLTLFYTVRVYVKGLLLELNAYFSDSGQ, encoded by the exons ATGCGGTGGCTGCCGGCGCCGCGCTGGGCCGGCCGCTTCGCGCGGGTGGCGGTGGCCGTGACGGCGGCGGCGGTGCTGCTGGTCGGGGCACTGCGCTGCTGGGTCTCCCTCTCGGCCTCGTCCCGCCGCTTCGAGTTCGACCCCGAGGAGATAGCGCGCCTCGCCAAGCACCACGcag GCCTGGACCACGAGTTGGCTTTTTCCAAGATCATTGTGGAATTGCGCAAGAAGCATCCAGGACACATCCTGCCAGATGAGGACTTGCAGTGGGTGTTTGTCAATGCCGGTGGCTGGATGGGTTCCATGTGCCTGCTCCATGCATCCTTCTCCGAGTACGTTCTGCTCTTTGGCACAGCCGTCGACGCTGGGGGACACTCAG GTCGATACTGGGCCGATATCCACGATACCATCATCTCGGGGACCTTCCGGCAGTGGAAAGAAGGAACAACCAAAAGCGAGATCTACTACCCAG GAGATACCATCATCCACCGGTCTGGAGAGGCCACATCAGTGCAGTGGAGTGCCGGCACATGGATGGTGGAGTACGGCCGCGGTTTCATCCCTTCGACGCTCCCCTTTGCCCTTGCTGACACAATCTTCAGCACTCAGGACTTCCTCACCCTCTTCTACACTGTGCGTGTTTATGTCAAGGGGCTGCTCCTGGAGCTCAATGCCTACTTCAGCGACTCAGGCCAGTGA
- the GALT gene encoding galactose-1-phosphate uridylyltransferase: protein MTERAAAGEKFQPSEHQHLRYNPLRDDWVLVSAHRMRRPWQGQVEKPPQEDIPRCDPGNPLCPGAKRANGQVNPHYESTFVFDNDFPALQPDAPEPDAGDHPLFRAASARGVCKVMCFHPWSDMTLPLMSLAEIRSVIDKWSEIAVELGASYSWVQIFENKGAMMGCSNPHPHCQVWASNFLPNEASLEDRTQQKHLCERGVPMLLEYAQLEAERKERIVVENSDWVVVVPYWAVWPFQTLLLPRRRHVRRLQDLQDGERDSLASVMKRLLTKYDNLFQISFPYSMGWHGAPTGSYLDADCSHWQLHAHYYPPLLRSATVRKFMVGYEMLAQAQRDLTPEQAAERLRNLPEEHYQLKRRETS, encoded by the exons ATGACGGAGCGAGCGGCTGCCGGAGAGAAGTTCCAGCCAAGCG agcaCCAGCACCTGCGCTACAACCCCTTGCGTGATGACTGGGTGCTGGTCTCTGCCCATCGCATGCGGCGTCCGTGGCAGGGGCAGGTGGAGAAGCCACCCCAGGAGGACATCCCGCGCTGTGATCCGGGCAACCCTTTGTGCCCCGGAGCCAAGAGAGCCAATGGCCAG GTGAATCCCCACTACGAGAGCACATTTGTCTTTGACAACGACTTCCCTGCACTGCAACCAGATGCCCCGGAGCCCG atGCTGGCGACCACCCCTTGTTCCGTGCAGCGTCCGCTCGAGGCGTGTG CAAAGTGATGTGCTTCCACCCCTGGTCTGACATGACTCTGCCCCTCATGTCACTTGCCGAGATCCGCAGCGTAATTGACAAGTGGTCGGAGATAGCTGTGGAGCTGGGTGCTTCTTACTCCTGGGTGCAG ATCTTTGAGAACAAAGGAGCCATGATGGGCTGTTCCAACCCCCACCCTCACTGCCAG GTCTGGGCCAGCAATTTCCTGCCCAACGAAGCCTCCCTGGAGGACCGGACGCAGCAGAAGCACCTTTGCGAGCGTGGCGTCCCCATGCTGCTTGAATACGCCCAGCTGGAGGCTGAGAGGAAG GAGCGGATTGTAGTGGAGAACTCagactgggtggtggtggtgccctaCTGGGCGGTGTGGCCTTTCCAAACCCTCCTGCTTCCTCGACGACGACACGTCCGCCGCCTTCAGGACCTCCAGGACGGGGAAAGAGACA GCCTGGCTTCCGTCATGAAGAGGCTTCTCACCAAGTACGACAACCTCTTCCAGATCTCCTTCCCTTACTCCATGGGGTGGCATG GAGCCCCAACAGGGTCCTACCTCGACGCTGACTGCAGCCACTGGCAGCTGCATGCCCATTATTACCCACCTTTGCTGCGTTCGGCCACCGTCCGCAAGTTCATGGTTGGCTACGAAATGCTGGCTCAGGCTCAGAGAGACTTGACACCCGAGCAG GCTGCCGAGCGCTTGCGAAACTTGCCTGAAGAGCATTATCAGCTGAAACGAAGAGAAACTTCATAG